A genomic region of Methanothermobacter sp. CaT2 contains the following coding sequences:
- a CDS encoding GerW family sporulation protein, with product MKIEEPIKTTVEELRKLLDVKNLVGETIESEDKILIPLMKMGVGFGAGVGEGRASTSDTGAGSGAAAGAGVEPVAVIVLLKGVEGPGGVRVIDLTSGRGRVIGELGSAVTDIIREISDKGDSEVKRGE from the coding sequence ATGAAAATTGAAGAGCCGATTAAAACGACCGTTGAGGAGCTTCGCAAACTCCTCGACGTGAAGAACCTTGTGGGTGAGACCATTGAAAGCGAGGACAAGATACTGATACCCCTGATGAAGATGGGGGTTGGATTCGGGGCCGGTGTGGGTGAAGGAAGGGCTTCAACATCGGATACTGGCGCTGGAAGCGGCGCAGCTGCCGGGGCAGGAGTTGAACCCGTGGCGGTCATCGTTCTGCTGAAGGGTGTTGAGGGACCCGGGGGTGTCAGGGTCATAGATCTAACTTCGGGTAGGGGGAGAGTTATAGGGGAACTTGGATCCGCAGTCACCGATATAATAAGGGAGATCTCAGATAAGGGTGATTCTGAGGTAAAGCGGGGAGAATAA